A stretch of Paenibacillus mucilaginosus 3016 DNA encodes these proteins:
- a CDS encoding PPK2 family polyphosphate kinase: MLNRFRLHQSEEVDLSSFDPEETGGIESKDQIRAEYEDLQERLKELQDKLYAGKSHAVLIIFQGMDCSGKDGVIKKVLANLNPQGFRAESFKKPTADEAAHDFLWRTHKVMPAKGYMAAFNRSYYEDVLITRVHGLISDEEADRRLDHIRHFEALLLDNHVVIIKIFLHISPEFQLGKIRERLESPEKLWKFDMSDLQERRYWEEYRKAYEVALARSAKKRSPWYVVPANKRWFRDYLVLRIIVEELEALPLQYPTPEIDLAGLFDDRNDRRPEA, from the coding sequence GTGCTGAATCGATTCCGGCTGCATCAAAGCGAAGAGGTGGACCTGTCTTCCTTTGATCCCGAGGAGACCGGAGGTATTGAGAGCAAAGATCAGATCCGCGCAGAGTATGAAGACCTTCAGGAAAGACTCAAGGAGCTGCAGGACAAGCTGTACGCAGGCAAAAGCCATGCGGTGCTCATCATCTTCCAGGGTATGGACTGCAGCGGCAAAGACGGTGTGATCAAGAAAGTACTGGCGAACCTGAACCCGCAGGGGTTCCGGGCGGAGAGCTTCAAGAAGCCGACGGCCGATGAGGCGGCGCACGACTTTCTGTGGCGCACGCACAAGGTTATGCCGGCCAAAGGCTATATGGCCGCCTTCAACCGTTCTTACTACGAGGATGTGCTGATTACCCGGGTGCACGGCCTGATCTCCGACGAGGAAGCGGACCGCAGGCTGGATCATATCCGGCATTTTGAAGCGCTGCTGCTCGACAACCATGTGGTAATCATCAAGATTTTTCTACATATCTCACCCGAATTCCAGCTTGGCAAAATCCGGGAGCGGCTGGAGAGCCCGGAGAAGCTGTGGAAATTCGATATGAGCGATCTTCAGGAACGCAGATACTGGGAAGAGTACCGCAAAGCGTATGAGGTGGCGCTGGCCCGCTCCGCAAAAAAGCGCAGTCCCTGGTATGTCGTTCCCGCCAACAAGCGTTGGTTTCGCGACTACCTGGTGCTGCGCATTATCGTGGAGGAACTGGAGGCGCTGCCTCTGCAGTATCCGACCCCGGAGATCGACCTCGCCGGATTGTTCGACGACCGAAACGACCGCCGTCCGGAGGCTTAA
- a CDS encoding ATP-binding cassette domain-containing protein: MLLQVSGITKSYGVNTVLSNISLQIEARERIGLVGVNGAGKSTLLQIIAGELSYDGGQIFKSKETRIGYLKQNSGLHSDRSMWNELLSVFSDLLETEGELRRLEALMADETVLADEKKTEDTMKRYAELSDRFRERGGYEIEAKIRGILNGMGFGSMDPATPVQALSGGQKTRLALAKMLLEAPDLLLLDEPTNHLDIATLTWLEQYLRSYSGAILVVSHDRYFLDALVDAIYEIERTTSRRYTGNYTRYVELKEADYEIQLKQYEKQQDEIAKMEEFVQRNIVRASTTKRAQSRRKALEKMERIDKPLGDLKRASFSFEVDSISGREVLDVRGVAVSYDGVNPLIRNVTFQLRRGDTAALIGPNGVGKSTLLKTLIGQHAPDRGSFTWGANVKIGYYDQEQTGLNPHNTVLEELWSEYPHLEEARVRTVLGSFLFSGEDVFKKVGSLSGGEKARVALAKLMLLKANVLILDEPTNHLDLYSKEVLESALIDYEGTLLFISHDRYFLNKMAESMLELAADGVTGYLGNYDDYMEKKQELAEMEQERLAKEAAARSAKSAGGAGSSVQETDSIKGSGYEAGKQAKREERSRQRRLEQLEAQIAQLETEIGETEAELALPEVYNDYVLVQQKNALLEEKRAQLTACYEEWEGLAE, encoded by the coding sequence ATGCTGCTGCAGGTGTCGGGAATCACCAAAAGCTACGGGGTCAATACCGTGCTTTCCAATATATCATTACAAATTGAGGCCAGGGAACGGATCGGGCTGGTCGGCGTGAACGGGGCGGGCAAGTCGACGCTGCTGCAGATCATTGCCGGCGAGCTGTCGTATGACGGCGGCCAGATCTTCAAGAGCAAGGAGACGCGGATCGGGTATCTCAAGCAGAACAGCGGATTGCATTCGGACCGCTCAATGTGGAACGAGCTGCTCAGCGTTTTCTCCGATCTGCTGGAAACCGAGGGAGAGCTGCGCCGGCTGGAGGCGCTTATGGCTGACGAGACGGTGCTGGCCGACGAGAAAAAGACGGAAGATACAATGAAGCGCTACGCCGAGCTCTCCGACCGATTCCGCGAGCGCGGCGGCTACGAGATCGAAGCCAAGATCCGCGGCATCCTGAACGGCATGGGCTTCGGAAGCATGGATCCCGCCACGCCGGTGCAGGCGCTGAGCGGCGGCCAGAAGACCCGCCTCGCGCTCGCCAAGATGCTGCTCGAAGCACCGGATCTGCTCCTGCTCGACGAGCCGACGAACCATCTGGACATCGCGACCCTGACGTGGCTGGAGCAGTATCTGCGCTCCTACTCCGGCGCCATCCTGGTCGTATCCCACGACCGGTACTTCCTCGACGCGCTCGTCGATGCCATCTACGAGATCGAGCGGACCACCTCGCGCCGCTATACCGGCAACTATACCCGGTATGTCGAGCTCAAGGAGGCCGATTACGAAATCCAGCTGAAGCAGTACGAGAAGCAGCAGGACGAGATCGCGAAGATGGAGGAGTTCGTCCAGCGCAACATCGTGCGGGCTTCGACCACGAAGCGGGCCCAGAGCCGGCGCAAGGCGCTCGAGAAGATGGAGCGCATCGACAAGCCGCTGGGGGACCTGAAGCGGGCGAGCTTCTCCTTCGAGGTCGACAGCATCTCCGGCCGCGAGGTGCTGGATGTGCGGGGCGTCGCCGTTTCGTATGACGGGGTCAACCCGCTCATCCGGAACGTGACCTTCCAGCTGCGCCGCGGCGATACGGCCGCCTTGATCGGCCCGAACGGGGTCGGCAAGTCGACGCTGCTGAAGACGTTGATCGGCCAGCACGCACCGGACCGCGGCTCGTTCACCTGGGGAGCCAACGTGAAGATCGGGTACTATGACCAGGAGCAGACCGGCCTCAACCCGCACAACACGGTGCTCGAAGAGCTCTGGAGCGAGTATCCGCACCTGGAGGAAGCCCGGGTGCGCACGGTGCTCGGCTCGTTCCTGTTCAGCGGCGAAGACGTCTTCAAGAAGGTCGGATCGCTCAGCGGCGGCGAGAAAGCCAGAGTGGCGCTCGCCAAGCTTATGCTGCTGAAGGCCAACGTTCTGATTCTTGACGAGCCGACGAACCATCTGGACTTATACAGCAAGGAAGTGCTGGAGTCGGCCCTCATCGATTACGAAGGCACCCTCCTCTTCATCTCCCATGACCGGTACTTCCTGAACAAGATGGCCGAGAGCATGCTGGAGCTGGCAGCGGACGGAGTCACCGGATATCTCGGCAACTACGACGATTATATGGAGAAAAAGCAGGAGCTCGCGGAGATGGAGCAGGAGCGTCTCGCGAAGGAGGCTGCTGCCCGGAGCGCCAAGAGCGCCGGTGGCGCGGGATCCTCCGTACAGGAGACGGACAGCATCAAAGGCAGCGGGTATGAAGCAGGCAAGCAGGCGAAACGTGAGGAACGGTCCCGGCAGCGCCGCCTGGAGCAGCTCGAAGCCCAGATCGCCCAGCTTGAGACGGAGATCGGCGAGACCGAAGCCGAGCTGGCTCTGCCCGAGGTCTATAACGACTACGTCCTCGTACAGCAGAAGAACGCGCTCCTCGAAGAGAAGCGCGCCCAGCTTACGGCCTGCTATGAAGAATGGGAGGGACTGGCCGAATAG
- a CDS encoding 5-formyltetrahydrofolate cyclo-ligase, with product MNIKERKIELRRQAEAIRSALTEEQRKEKSAVISAKVIERLEELLQPDPSVRRRPTLFTYMPVKTEVDVTPVLEACWKRHWRVVVPKVFAAHKQLKLYEVRSYADLERGTWGIREPVAKAQQLMDIRQIDVALVPGLAFDLSMGRLGYGGGFYDRFMQQYVRTGLPKPYIIAASFDEQLIPEVPMGLFDFRINELITETRTIVEGSGKNDG from the coding sequence ATGAATATAAAAGAGAGAAAAATCGAGCTTCGCCGCCAAGCGGAAGCCATTCGGTCTGCCCTGACGGAGGAACAGCGCAAAGAGAAGTCCGCCGTCATCAGCGCCAAGGTGATTGAACGCCTGGAAGAGCTGCTGCAGCCGGATCCTTCCGTGCGCCGGCGTCCGACGCTTTTCACTTATATGCCCGTGAAGACGGAAGTCGATGTGACTCCGGTGCTTGAAGCCTGTTGGAAGCGCCACTGGCGTGTGGTCGTTCCCAAGGTGTTCGCCGCCCACAAACAGTTGAAGCTGTATGAAGTCCGTTCCTATGCGGACCTGGAGCGGGGGACCTGGGGCATCCGCGAGCCGGTCGCCAAGGCCCAGCAGCTGATGGACATCCGGCAGATTGACGTTGCGCTCGTACCGGGACTGGCCTTCGACTTAAGCATGGGCCGCCTGGGCTACGGAGGCGGGTTCTACGACCGCTTCATGCAGCAGTACGTACGCACGGGGCTGCCGAAACCTTATATTATCGCCGCCTCCTTCGATGAGCAGCTGATCCCCGAGGTCCCGATGGGGCTGTTCGATTTCCGGATTAACGAGCTCATCACCGAGACGAGAACGATCGTGGAAGGGAGCGGGAAGAACGATGGCTGA
- the moaC gene encoding cyclic pyranopterin monophosphate synthase MoaC, with translation MAEQDKGAGTLTHFDGEGRARMVDISDKAETVRTAVARTTVTMQQGTLNLIKEGRIGKGDVLGVSQVAAIMAAKKTSDWIPMCHPLPLTGVEVRYSDNGDSELYIEATVRTKGQTGVEMEALTAVSAAALTVYDMCKAADKAMRIGPTLLLSKTGGKSGDYQAEL, from the coding sequence ATGGCTGAGCAGGACAAGGGAGCAGGAACTCTGACCCACTTTGACGGGGAAGGCCGGGCCCGGATGGTGGATATCTCGGACAAGGCCGAGACCGTCCGCACGGCTGTGGCACGGACTACCGTAACCATGCAGCAGGGGACGCTGAATCTCATCAAAGAAGGCCGGATCGGCAAGGGCGATGTGCTGGGTGTCTCCCAGGTTGCGGCGATCATGGCCGCGAAGAAGACGTCGGATTGGATTCCGATGTGCCATCCCCTCCCGCTGACGGGGGTGGAGGTCCGCTACTCCGATAACGGGGACAGCGAGCTGTATATTGAAGCGACTGTCAGGACCAAGGGCCAAACGGGCGTGGAGATGGAGGCGCTGACGGCGGTTTCGGCCGCTGCGCTTACGGTGTACGACATGTGCAAAGCGGCGGATAAAGCGATGCGCATCGGACCCACGCTGCTGCTCAGCAAGACGGGCGGCAAGAGCGGCGATTATCAGGCGGAGTTATAG
- the mog gene encoding molybdopterin adenylyltransferase, translating to MRWKVAILTASDRGSRGEREDTSAQVIRELIEEEIGGEIIEYRVVPDEKDEIMAALIEMTDYFKADLILTTGGTGLAARDVTPEATLGVIDRQAPGFAEAMRMASMQKTPRAMLSRAVSGIRGRTLILNLPGAPKGVMENLSAVMGQLPHALGILTGREGDHGDEA from the coding sequence ATGCGCTGGAAGGTGGCTATTTTGACCGCAAGCGACCGCGGATCCCGCGGGGAACGGGAAGACACGAGCGCCCAGGTGATCCGGGAGCTGATCGAAGAAGAGATCGGCGGCGAGATCATCGAATACCGTGTCGTACCGGATGAGAAAGACGAAATCATGGCCGCACTGATCGAAATGACCGACTACTTCAAAGCCGATCTTATACTCACCACCGGCGGAACGGGCCTCGCTGCCCGCGATGTGACGCCCGAAGCCACGCTTGGCGTCATTGACCGCCAGGCTCCGGGCTTCGCCGAAGCGATGCGTATGGCGTCGATGCAGAAGACGCCGCGCGCCATGCTCTCCCGGGCCGTATCCGGCATCCGCGGACGGACGCTGATTCTCAATCTTCCGGGTGCGCCGAAGGGCGTGATGGAGAACCTGTCGGCGGTGATGGGCCAGCTTCCTCACGCGCTCGGCATCCTCACCGGCAGGGAAGGGGATCACGGCGATGAAGCGTGA
- a CDS encoding molybdopterin-binding protein — protein MKREDLLQEVAVEQAVGLMLAHDLTQILPGRFKGRLFRKGHVIREEDIPALLSIGKEHIYTMRLVDGILHEDEAARRMAEAVRSPQVELTEPHEGKITLKSAIHGLAVIDKARIDAMNALDGIVMSTIRSHTPVKPGQPLIGTRVVPLIIEEERVAEVERIAASSEEPVLQVKPFRPLRAGLITTGSEVFKGRIQDKFGPVVREKLEAFGSEIIEQRFAPDDSSVIIREIQRFLHEDKAELILLTGGMSVDPDDRTPGAIKAAGTDIVSYGTPMLPGSMLLMGYIEGVPIMGLPGCVMHDPFTSFDVLLPRICAGEIIERQDITELGYGGLLGC, from the coding sequence ATGAAGCGTGAGGATCTCCTTCAGGAGGTGGCGGTGGAGCAGGCGGTCGGCCTGATGCTGGCGCATGACCTGACGCAGATCCTTCCGGGCCGGTTCAAGGGGAGGCTGTTCCGCAAAGGTCATGTGATCCGCGAAGAGGATATCCCGGCCCTGCTGTCCATCGGCAAGGAGCACATCTATACGATGCGGCTGGTGGACGGCATCCTGCACGAGGACGAAGCCGCGCGCCGGATGGCGGAAGCGGTCCGCAGTCCGCAGGTGGAGCTGACCGAGCCGCATGAAGGCAAGATCACGCTCAAATCGGCGATCCATGGCCTCGCGGTCATCGACAAGGCGCGGATCGATGCGATGAATGCGCTCGACGGGATCGTCATGTCGACGATCCGCTCGCATACCCCGGTGAAGCCGGGGCAGCCGCTCATCGGCACCCGCGTCGTCCCGCTGATCATCGAAGAGGAGCGGGTCGCGGAGGTGGAGCGCATCGCCGCTTCTTCGGAGGAGCCGGTGCTCCAGGTGAAGCCGTTCCGTCCGCTGCGGGCGGGGCTGATCACCACCGGCAGCGAAGTGTTCAAGGGCCGCATCCAGGACAAGTTCGGTCCGGTGGTGCGCGAGAAGCTGGAAGCCTTCGGTTCCGAGATTATCGAGCAGCGGTTCGCTCCGGATGACAGCAGTGTGATCATCCGGGAGATTCAACGGTTCCTGCACGAGGACAAGGCGGAGCTTATTCTGCTGACGGGCGGCATGTCCGTCGATCCGGACGATCGCACCCCCGGGGCGATCAAGGCGGCCGGGACGGATATCGTCTCCTACGGCACACCGATGCTGCCGGGCTCCATGCTGCTGATGGGTTACATCGAAGGAGTCCCGATTATGGGGCTGCCCGGCTGCGTCATGCATGACCCGTTCACCTCCTTCGACGTGCTGCTCCCCCGCATCTGTGCGGGAGAAATCATTGAACGTCAAGATATTACAGAACTCGGGTACGGCGGGCTGCTCGGCTGTTAA
- a CDS encoding twin-arginine translocase TatA/TatE family subunit, whose translation MFGNIGITEFLLIAVIALLLFGPKKLPELGRALGRTLREFKQGTRELMNDEPDAAPPRKDVTPQEPPAAVPAQAPVQAPAQTTGDPVQAPAAAQNQPAAPKSETPAENRADQRRLPD comes from the coding sequence ATGTTTGGGAATATAGGCATCACCGAATTTCTTCTTATCGCGGTCATCGCGCTGCTCTTGTTCGGACCGAAGAAGCTGCCGGAGCTCGGCAGGGCGCTGGGCAGGACCCTGCGCGAATTCAAGCAGGGGACCCGCGAGCTGATGAACGACGAGCCGGACGCCGCGCCGCCGCGCAAGGACGTAACGCCGCAGGAGCCGCCGGCAGCGGTGCCGGCCCAAGCACCGGTACAGGCGCCGGCGCAGACAACGGGAGATCCAGTGCAGGCTCCGGCAGCCGCACAGAACCAGCCGGCAGCGCCGAAGTCCGAGACGCCCGCGGAGAACCGGGCGGATCAGCGCCGGCTCCCGGATTGA
- the tatC gene encoding twin-arginine translocase subunit TatC has product MNHEEEGMTLVEHLTELRKRIVWVLLVLVLGMVVGLVYAKPLILYLQSIAPIANVNWHTFSPWEPIKLYMNFSLVTGLLIALPFALYQTWAFLKPGLREVEQKASLLYVPFAFFMFLLGLAFGYFVVFKMAFLFTSSISANLQLTETYGAAQYFSFMFNILLPIALVFELPIVVMFLTKIRVLNPLLLKKVRRYAYLALVVIATMITPPDAVSAIVVALPMILLYEFSVFLSATIYRKQLLDDQAWEAEAATLEGSSKSVD; this is encoded by the coding sequence ATGAATCATGAAGAAGAAGGAATGACGCTGGTCGAGCACCTGACCGAGCTGCGCAAGCGGATCGTCTGGGTTCTGCTTGTTCTGGTCCTCGGGATGGTCGTCGGATTGGTCTACGCCAAGCCGCTGATCCTTTACCTGCAGTCCATAGCACCGATCGCGAATGTGAACTGGCATACATTCTCCCCTTGGGAGCCCATTAAGCTTTATATGAACTTCTCCCTGGTCACGGGGCTGCTCATTGCTCTGCCCTTTGCCCTGTACCAGACCTGGGCCTTTCTGAAGCCGGGACTGCGCGAGGTGGAACAGAAGGCTTCGCTGCTGTACGTTCCTTTTGCCTTCTTCATGTTTCTGCTGGGGCTGGCATTCGGTTATTTTGTCGTATTCAAAATGGCCTTCCTGTTCACCTCCTCCATCTCCGCGAACCTTCAGCTGACCGAAACCTACGGCGCTGCGCAGTACTTCTCGTTTATGTTCAATATCCTTCTTCCGATCGCGCTCGTGTTCGAGCTGCCGATTGTGGTGATGTTCCTGACCAAAATCCGGGTGCTCAACCCGCTGCTGCTGAAGAAGGTCCGGCGTTATGCTTATCTGGCCCTTGTGGTGATCGCGACCATGATCACACCGCCGGATGCAGTCTCGGCGATCGTCGTGGCCCTGCCGATGATTCTCCTGTACGAATTCAGCGTCTTCCTCTCGGCAACCATTTACCGCAAGCAGCTGCTGGATGATCAGGCGTGGGAAGCCGAGGCGGCCACCTTGGAAGGAAGCTCAAAGTCTGTCGATTGA
- the groES gene encoding co-chaperone GroES → MIKPLGDRVVIEAIAKEETTASGIVLPDTAKEKPQEGKVVAVGSGTLKDGERIPLELKEGDRVIFSKYAGTEVKFDGRELLIMRESDILAILA, encoded by the coding sequence ATGATCAAACCGTTGGGTGATCGCGTAGTTATTGAAGCCATTGCAAAAGAGGAAACGACCGCAAGCGGCATCGTTCTGCCGGACACAGCGAAAGAGAAGCCGCAAGAAGGCAAAGTCGTCGCTGTAGGCAGCGGTACCCTGAAAGACGGCGAGCGTATTCCGCTGGAGCTGAAAGAAGGCGACCGCGTGATCTTCTCCAAATATGCCGGTACGGAAGTGAAATTCGACGGCCGTGAGCTGTTGATTATGCGCGAAAGCGACATCCTGGCGATTCTGGCCTAG
- a CDS encoding DEAD/DEAH box helicase, giving the protein MTLLKTLAEVHGACEADGSWELWAVSERGQAFSAAELRLRLFAWHGRSLYGALLEPGSQPDSVRLSAYAALEYLAAPGTAMHLPLRWSAQLEAARQLAALGMEALRSGWYRPDAEAWQAGRLGWQLVVPEARAAEAAALLVAAAGHGIDGRAWFSRALGELLQSDPAVQAAWDELQREQPLLQAAALDLAVGDEALAEASLRLDEEAWLAAAGWRPDEVPFRTCFQLIEPEDDEEEWTLRLLLQDKDDPARLVEISLAADGLLLAPDGLPDAWAEHAARRVPQDVERSLRAAPELERADGSGLVRSRLGEAAAWLFLHEGSLKLLQAGYSVFLPAWWEELQRLTPRLKAKLKSSAGSGGGSLLGRDQLIQFDWKVAIGDMDFSEEEFARMAAEKKRLLKVRGRWIQLDPAMLRQMQEAMRGPERRGGLSLREVLELHLLAGEQAEGNASEEGAAGEGADAPALQMEVELNAHMAQLLQHLQHTKQIPIVEPPAGLRAEMRSYQKEGMSWLLFMRRFGLGSCLADDMGLGKTLQFIAYLLASREQAAGEGRRLAPAMLICPTSVLGNWQKELERFAPSLKVRLHYGPQRLQGEAFAEAVGRVDLVLTSYTLAQMDEETLSGVHWDVIGLDEAQNIKNAYTKQSTAVRRLEAGHKIALTGTPVENRLTELWTIFDFINPGYLGSLTEFNHKYVGPIEKTRDEVLLGRVQKLIRPFLLRRVKKDPAIQLDLPEKYETKAYVSLTVEQATLYENVVQDLMNRIDTLSGMEKKGLILATLTKLKQICDHPALFLKDTGGAAMESELERSSKLSRLLELVQELRAEGESCLIFTQFVDMGNLLQNTLEEQLGERVLFLHGGVPKAQRDTMIEGFQRPDSADGERSSVFILSLKAGGTGLNLTAANHVFHFDRWWNPAVENQATDRAFRIGQTRNVQVHKFIALGTLEERIDEMIERKLGLSQQIVGTGENWVTEMSTHELRELFALRREWVGK; this is encoded by the coding sequence GTGACGCTGCTGAAGACATTAGCAGAAGTCCACGGAGCCTGTGAGGCCGACGGCAGCTGGGAGCTGTGGGCCGTCAGCGAGCGGGGCCAAGCGTTCTCGGCTGCTGAGCTTCGTCTGCGGTTGTTCGCCTGGCATGGACGCAGCTTGTATGGTGCGCTGCTCGAGCCGGGCAGCCAGCCGGACAGCGTTCGCCTGAGCGCCTATGCGGCGCTGGAGTACCTGGCTGCGCCGGGTACGGCCATGCATCTGCCGCTGCGCTGGTCGGCACAGCTGGAAGCCGCCAGGCAGCTTGCTGCCCTCGGCATGGAGGCGCTGCGCAGCGGCTGGTACCGTCCTGACGCCGAGGCGTGGCAAGCGGGACGCCTTGGATGGCAGCTTGTCGTGCCGGAGGCCCGTGCGGCTGAGGCCGCAGCGCTGCTCGTGGCAGCTGCAGGGCACGGCATCGACGGCCGCGCCTGGTTCAGCCGGGCACTCGGCGAGCTGCTGCAGAGCGACCCGGCCGTGCAGGCGGCCTGGGACGAGCTGCAGCGGGAGCAGCCGCTGCTGCAGGCGGCGGCCCTGGACTTGGCCGTGGGCGATGAGGCCCTGGCCGAGGCTTCGCTGCGGCTGGACGAAGAGGCCTGGCTGGCCGCTGCCGGCTGGCGTCCCGACGAGGTGCCGTTCCGCACCTGCTTCCAGCTTATCGAGCCGGAAGACGACGAAGAGGAGTGGACGCTCCGGCTGCTGCTGCAGGATAAGGACGACCCGGCCCGGCTTGTGGAGATCAGCCTGGCGGCCGATGGGCTGCTGCTGGCTCCTGACGGCCTCCCCGATGCATGGGCCGAGCATGCGGCCCGGCGGGTGCCGCAGGACGTGGAGCGCAGCCTCCGCGCGGCTCCGGAGCTGGAGCGTGCAGACGGCAGCGGCTTGGTGAGAAGCCGGCTGGGTGAGGCCGCAGCCTGGCTCTTCCTGCATGAAGGCAGCCTGAAGCTGCTGCAGGCCGGCTACTCGGTGTTCCTGCCGGCCTGGTGGGAAGAGCTGCAGAGGCTGACGCCACGCCTGAAGGCGAAGCTGAAGTCGTCGGCCGGTTCCGGCGGAGGCTCCCTGCTGGGCCGGGATCAGCTGATCCAGTTCGACTGGAAGGTCGCCATCGGCGATATGGACTTCTCCGAAGAGGAATTTGCCCGCATGGCGGCGGAGAAGAAGCGCCTGCTGAAGGTCAGGGGGCGCTGGATTCAACTGGACCCTGCCATGCTGAGGCAAATGCAGGAGGCCATGAGAGGGCCGGAACGGCGCGGAGGCCTGTCGCTGCGCGAAGTGCTGGAGCTGCATTTGCTGGCCGGAGAACAGGCGGAGGGTAACGCGTCGGAGGAAGGCGCAGCCGGAGAGGGGGCAGATGCTCCCGCGCTGCAGATGGAGGTGGAGCTGAACGCCCATATGGCGCAGCTGCTTCAGCATCTGCAGCACACGAAGCAGATCCCGATCGTAGAGCCGCCGGCGGGGCTGCGGGCAGAGATGCGCTCCTATCAGAAGGAGGGTATGTCCTGGCTCCTGTTCATGCGGCGGTTTGGACTCGGTTCCTGCCTTGCGGATGACATGGGGCTTGGGAAGACGCTGCAGTTCATAGCTTACCTGCTCGCTTCCCGGGAGCAGGCGGCGGGGGAAGGCAGGCGGCTGGCCCCGGCCATGCTGATCTGCCCTACCTCGGTGCTCGGCAATTGGCAGAAGGAGCTGGAGCGGTTTGCTCCGTCGCTGAAGGTGCGTCTGCATTATGGTCCCCAACGGCTTCAAGGGGAGGCTTTTGCAGAGGCCGTGGGCCGGGTGGATCTTGTGCTGACCTCCTATACCCTCGCTCAGATGGACGAGGAGACGCTCTCCGGCGTGCATTGGGATGTAATAGGGCTAGATGAGGCCCAGAACATCAAGAACGCGTATACGAAGCAGTCGACGGCCGTCCGGCGTCTCGAGGCAGGGCATAAGATTGCGCTCACCGGTACGCCGGTCGAGAACCGGCTGACGGAGCTTTGGACCATTTTCGACTTCATCAATCCGGGGTACCTGGGCAGCCTCACTGAATTCAACCATAAGTACGTGGGGCCGATCGAAAAGACAAGAGATGAAGTGCTGCTCGGCCGTGTGCAGAAGCTGATCCGTCCTTTCCTGCTGCGCCGGGTGAAGAAGGACCCTGCGATTCAGCTGGATCTGCCGGAGAAGTATGAGACGAAGGCCTACGTATCGCTGACGGTTGAGCAGGCTACGCTGTACGAGAATGTCGTTCAGGATCTCATGAATCGGATCGATACCTTGAGCGGTATGGAGAAAAAAGGCCTCATCCTGGCCACCCTCACCAAGCTGAAGCAGATTTGCGACCATCCGGCACTTTTTCTCAAAGACACTGGTGGAGCAGCGATGGAGTCGGAGCTGGAACGCTCCTCGAAGCTGTCCCGGCTGCTGGAACTGGTACAGGAGCTTCGCGCCGAGGGGGAGAGCTGCCTGATTTTTACGCAGTTCGTCGATATGGGCAATCTGCTCCAAAACACGCTGGAAGAGCAGCTTGGCGAGCGGGTGCTGTTCCTGCACGGCGGGGTGCCTAAAGCGCAGCGGGATACCATGATTGAAGGCTTCCAGCGTCCGGATTCAGCGGATGGGGAGCGCAGCAGCGTCTTTATCCTCTCCTTGAAGGCCGGAGGAACAGGGCTGAATCTTACGGCGGCCAATCATGTGTTCCACTTTGACCGGTGGTGGAATCCCGCTGTCGAGAACCAAGCGACCGACCGGGCGTTCCGCATCGGACAAACCCGCAACGTGCAGGTGCACAAGTTCATTGCCCTCGGTACGCTGGAGGAGCGGATCGATGAGATGATCGAACGCAAGCTCGGACTGAGCCAGCAGATCGTAGGCACCGGGGAGAACTGGGTGACGGAGATGTCGACGCACGAGCTCAGGGAGCTGTTCGCTCTTCGGCGTGAGTGGGTCGGCAAGTGA